Proteins encoded together in one Deltaproteobacteria bacterium window:
- a CDS encoding type II secretion system protein, whose product MSRTGTWNSRAFTLLELVVVLFILALFATIAVPRLQLFLSHGDTNKAIRQIRGVVRYLAGMSASTRVPYRLNYDLSQGVCWVSCQNGEGEFMEEREVLTRPLHLPPGVSFKDVVTPRGEYKEGVPYTQFSPTGWVENTLIHLEGSCVVTLKLLPLTGEVKIYEGYVTEEKE is encoded by the coding sequence ATGTCGAGAACTGGGACTTGGAATAGCAGGGCCTTCACCCTCCTTGAGCTGGTGGTGGTTCTCTTCATCCTGGCCCTCTTTGCCACCATTGCCGTCCCCAGGCTTCAGCTATTTCTCTCCCACGGAGACACCAACAAGGCCATCAGGCAGATCCGAGGGGTAGTGAGATATCTGGCCGGAATGTCCGCCTCGACCAGGGTGCCGTATAGATTGAATTACGACCTCTCCCAGGGGGTATGCTGGGTGAGCTGTCAGAACGGTGAGGGGGAGTTTATGGAAGAAAGGGAGGTCCTTACCCGCCCCCTTCACCTCCCTCCAGGGGTGAGCTTTAAAGATGTCGTTACCCCCCGTGGTGAATATAAAGAAGGGGTTCCCTATACGCAGTTTTCCCCCACCGGCTGGGTGGAAAATACCCTCATACATTTAGAGGGGAGTTGTGTGGTTACCTTAAAACTCCTTCCCCTCACCGGCGAAGTAAAGATCTATGAGGGATATGTGACTGAGGAGAAGGAATGA
- the gspG gene encoding type II secretion system major pseudopilin GspG, which translates to MVWRDAKGFTLIELMVVVVILGILAGLIIPKIMGRPEEARRLKAKMQIQQIEQALKLYYLDTGTYPTTEQGLNALVEKPTIEPIPKRWREGGYLEKGKVPLDPWSNPYVYISPGIHSEDFDLESYGPDGEDGGEGKYADVENWDLE; encoded by the coding sequence ATGGTTTGGCGAGACGCGAAAGGATTTACTTTAATTGAACTGATGGTGGTGGTGGTCATCTTGGGGATTTTGGCCGGGCTCATCATCCCCAAGATCATGGGCAGACCTGAAGAGGCCCGTCGGCTCAAGGCCAAGATGCAGATCCAACAGATCGAACAGGCCCTCAAGCTCTATTATCTCGATACCGGCACCTACCCCACTACTGAACAGGGACTCAATGCCCTGGTGGAAAAGCCCACCATCGAACCCATCCCCAAGCGATGGAGGGAGGGGGGGTATCTGGAGAAGGGGAAGGTTCCCCTCGACCCCTGGAGCAACCCCTACGTCTATATATCCCCGGGAATCCACAGCGAGGACTTCGATCTGGAGTCCTATGGCCCGGATGGTGAGGACGGGGGAGAGGGGAAATATGCCGATGTCGAGAACTGGGACTTGGAATAG